The following proteins are co-located in the Ascochyta rabiei chromosome 8, complete sequence genome:
- a CDS encoding 60S ribosomal protein L32, with protein sequence MAAAKKHVAIVKKHTKRFNRHQSDRFMRVDPSWRKPKGIDNRVRRRFKGQAAMPKIGYGSNRKTRHLMPSGHKAFVVNNVNDVDLLLMHNTTFAAEIAHAVSARKRIDIIARAKQIGVKVTNDKARVKTES encoded by the exons ATGGCCGCCGCTAAGAAGCATGTCGCGATCGTCAAGAAGC ACACCAAGCGCTTCAACCGCCACCAGTCTGACCGCTTTATGC GCGTCGACCCCTCGTGGCGCAAGCCCAAGGGTATTGACAACCGCGTCCGCAGGCGGTTCAAGGGCCAGGCTGCTATGCCCAAG ATCGGTTACGGATCCAACCGCAAGACCCGTCACCTGATGCCCTCCGGCCACAAGGCTTTCGTCGTCAACAACG TTAACGATGTCGACCTCCTCCTCATGCACAACACCACCTTCGCCGCCGAGATCGCCCACGCCGTTTCCGCACGCAAGCGCATCGACATCATCGCCCGCGCGAAGCAGATTGGTGTTAAGGTTACCAACGACAAGGCTCGCGTCAAGACCGAGTCGTAG
- a CDS encoding Scaffold-type E3 ligase: protein MPPAYTAQQKAAITQFMSFTQMDRTAAVRVLKSHGWDAQNAVNGMFGASEDRARQLAGRQRWKRISSSGSSSSHRSVSSLSQVSHWGTSSIFEQNIQRPTSIPERYAYAANGTQDGSHNPGGVQHTSQHAASPDAEVALSQMTNNDQHPPTQQQRRQTEHLSQVLYNDTATSNGRYPSSSQFVLPTHIKQHGSFESKTTIFHRLRNASAPTPQTYTAGPESTTTPAHNLTSRSISTSVAEAHPTVSMRGGALYGPHLIATPVYTTGTHWIATAKNHPCWELPYNTGLMYRVFLDSLPLAQVTKFIFIFCGRVDRVRDQFDSARRLFFYHLDSADQLNFKRMIIERAKELLGLYLNKQQYPPHELVRLQTTSKQGDDYPLACLPYLVEATLPTETTHTTFPVEKITLDSDLIMDHATAVRYYGAGGGGSNTSAATKATLNKLFDKYREDPTGEPDAIGVEGTMSYLPQLEVDLEGMESLAALEIIQAPTMGEISRDGFVNGWLERDCDTIDKQKAYIKNLKTQLPTDKAVFTRVYKYTFFLAKTGQQKAVALESAILYWDLLFASPLSAVKWSTPSTPWLDWWKEFLNASWKKSVNKDMWNETLKFAQLTLQDEAISFWNEESSWPSVIDDFVEWVKNEKRGGSEQKAEEMEY from the exons ATGCCTCCAGCGTACACGGCGCAGCAGAAGGCTGCAATCACCCAGTTCATGAGCTTCACACAGATGGACCGCACCGCTGCAGTACGAGTGCTCAAGAGCCACGGCTGGGACGCCCAGAACGCCGTCAATGG CATGTTCGGCGCCTCTGAAGACCGTGCCAGACAGCTCGCCGGCCGACAGCGCTGGAAGCGAATAAGCTCTAGCGGTTCAAGCTCCAGTCATCGATCGGTCAGTTCCTTGAGCCAAGTATCGCATTGGGGGACATCGTCTATATTCGAGCAGAACATCCAGCGCCCTACGTCGATTCCTGAACGGTACGCATATGCGGCCAACGGCACTCAAGACGGCTCGCACAACCCAGGAGGGGTACAGCATACCTCACAGCATGCTGCATCGCCCGACGCCGAGGTGGCTCTGTCGCAGATGACGAACAATGACCAGCATCCACCAACGCAGCAGCAGAGGAGACAAACCGAACACTTGAGCCAGGTGCTCTACAACGACACAGCCACTAGCAACGGACGTTACCCGTCCTCAAGTCAGTTCGTGCTTCCTACCCACATAAAACAGCATGGGTCCTTTGAGTCAAAAACTACCATATTTCATCGGCTGCGCAACGCAAGTGCGCCAACACCGCAGACATACACGGCGGGTCCCGAGTCGACTACAACGCCGGCGCACAACCTCACGAGCCGGTCCATCTCTACGAGCGTAGCAGAAGCACATCCGACTGTGTCGATGCGAGGTGGTGCACTATACGGACCCCACCTTATCGCAACCCCCGTCTACACGACTGGCACGCACTGGATTGCTACAGCCAAGAATCATCCCTGCTGGGAACTTCCATACAACACTGGTCTCATGTACAGAGTCTTTCTGGATTCGCTGCCTCTAGCACAGGTCACCAAATTCATCTTCATCTTTTGTGGCCGTGTAGACCGTGTGCGTGACCAGTTCGACTCGGCTCGACGTCTTTTTTTCTACCATCTCGACTCCGCCGATCAGCTGAACTTCAAGCGTATGATCATAGAGCGAGCAAAGGAGCTGCTAGGATTGTATCTAAACAAACAACAATACCCGCCCCACGAATTGGTCAGACTCCAGACGACATCAAAGCAGGGCGACGACTACCCACTTGCCTGCTTGCCGTATCTGGTAGAAGCTACGCTGCCAACGGAGACCACTCATACAACTTTTCCCGTTGAGAAAATCACTCTGGATAGTGATTTGATCATGGATCATGCGACAGCGGTCCG ATACTACGGCGCCGGCGGCGGTGGTTCAAATACATCTGCTGCTACCAAGGCGACATTGAACAAGCTCTTCGACAAGTACCGGGAGGACCCCACAGGGGAGCCTGACGCTATTGGCGTTGAAGGCACGATGAGTTACCTTCCGCAGCTCGAAGTTGATCTCGAAGGCATGGAGTCGCTCGCTGCACTCGAAATCATTCAAGCCCCTACCATGGGCGAGATTAGTCGAGACGGCTTCGTGAACGGCTGGCTAGAGCGAGA CTGCGACACCATCGATAAGCAGAAGGCTTACATCAAGAACCTCAAGACTCAGCTGCCTACAGATAAGGCGGTCTTCACAAGGGTCTACAAGTACACATTCTTCCTAGCTAAGACTGGGCAACAGAAGGCTGTAGCTCTTGAGTCGGCCATCCTTTACTGGGACCTTCTCTTCGCTTCACCGCTTTCTGCAGTCAAGTGGTCGACCCCCAGCACCCCCTGGCTGGACTGGTGGAAGGAGTTTCTCAATGCATCCTGGAAGAAAAGCGTCAACAAGGACATGTGGAACGAGACGTTGAAGTTCGCGCAGCTCACCCTCCAAGACGAGGCCATCAGCTTCTGGAACGAGGAGTCTTCTTGGCCGTCTGTCATCGATGACTTTGTCGAGTGGGTCAAGAACGAGAAGCGGGGCGGCAGCGAGCAGAAGGCTGAGGAGATGGAGTACTGA